Proteins co-encoded in one Bacillus paramycoides genomic window:
- a CDS encoding M20 family metallopeptidase, with product MSKWQSKEQLIQLLSSLVEIPSITGTEAEVILPDFVVEQLSGLQYFKENPHHLQKNPTEDGRYFVTALVKKSDSTKNTVILVSHFDVVDVQDYGVWKEDAFNPKKLTSMFYSHKDKLPGHVREDIEQGDWLFGRGTMDMKCGLTLQMAMIEQACDGRFDGNVLLLAVPDEEVNSVGMRAAVPRLLELAKEHDLNYKTVLNSEPMFARHPGDQNKYIYTGSIGKVLPGFLCYGKETHVGEPFAGLNGSYMASLITAELELNTDLCDIVEGEASPPPTNLLQRDLKEDYSVQIPHRAVTLFNLFLLEKSMTDVVSLLRQKVTKVAEEIEEKYEKQAYRFSKYNPFIAPNMKVNVLTYEELIAYAIEQHGQEKIDDIQSSIIKNRKEKDDRAVTIDLVDKLAILCKEKAPMIVLFFAPPYYPAVSSRNNPLIKEVVTEMEKYAHYNHNITFENQNYFGGISDLSYVGLQNPLDSMSSLVDNMPLWDKGYSIPLQELEEFDVPVLNMGPVGKDAHQWTERLDVNYAFETLLDMLPKCIEKLLVSNKITQA from the coding sequence ATGTCAAAGTGGCAATCAAAAGAACAATTGATTCAATTATTAAGCAGTCTTGTTGAAATTCCTAGTATTACAGGTACAGAAGCCGAAGTAATATTGCCAGACTTTGTTGTGGAACAATTATCAGGTTTACAGTACTTCAAAGAAAACCCGCATCATTTGCAAAAAAATCCGACAGAAGACGGACGATATTTTGTTACAGCCCTCGTAAAGAAAAGCGATAGTACAAAAAATACAGTAATTCTAGTTAGTCACTTTGATGTTGTAGATGTACAAGATTACGGAGTATGGAAAGAGGATGCATTCAACCCTAAAAAGTTAACGTCTATGTTTTATTCTCATAAAGATAAACTACCAGGCCATGTACGTGAAGATATAGAACAAGGAGATTGGCTATTTGGTAGAGGAACAATGGATATGAAATGTGGCCTCACGTTACAAATGGCAATGATTGAGCAGGCCTGTGACGGAAGATTTGATGGGAATGTTCTTTTATTAGCCGTTCCAGATGAAGAAGTAAATTCGGTGGGAATGAGGGCTGCTGTTCCAAGATTACTTGAGTTAGCAAAAGAACATGATTTAAATTATAAAACAGTGCTAAATTCAGAGCCTATGTTTGCAAGACATCCTGGTGACCAAAATAAGTATATTTACACTGGTTCTATTGGTAAAGTGTTACCTGGTTTTCTTTGCTATGGTAAAGAAACACATGTAGGTGAACCTTTTGCGGGCCTAAATGGGAGTTATATGGCCTCATTAATAACAGCAGAATTAGAGTTGAATACAGACCTCTGTGATATTGTAGAAGGGGAAGCGAGTCCTCCGCCAACTAACTTACTTCAACGGGACTTAAAGGAGGATTATTCTGTTCAAATTCCGCATCGTGCCGTCACATTATTTAATTTGTTTTTATTAGAAAAATCAATGACAGATGTCGTTTCATTGTTACGTCAAAAAGTAACGAAAGTAGCAGAGGAAATAGAAGAGAAATATGAAAAGCAAGCATATCGTTTTTCTAAATATAATCCGTTTATAGCGCCTAATATGAAAGTGAATGTATTAACGTACGAAGAGCTTATTGCTTATGCAATTGAACAACATGGGCAAGAGAAAATAGATGATATTCAATCCAGTATAATAAAAAATAGAAAAGAGAAAGATGATCGTGCGGTAACAATTGATTTAGTAGATAAACTAGCTATTTTATGTAAAGAAAAGGCGCCGATGATTGTACTTTTCTTTGCTCCACCATATTATCCAGCTGTAAGTTCACGCAACAATCCGTTAATTAAAGAAGTAGTTACAGAAATGGAAAAGTATGCACATTACAATCATAACATTACATTTGAAAACCAAAACTATTTTGGAGGAATTTCAGATTTGAGCTATGTGGGCTTACAGAATCCTCTAGACTCAATGAGTTCACTGGTAGATAATATGCCGTTATGGGATAAAGGTTACTCGATTCCCCTACAGGAACTAGAAGAGTTTGACGTTCCTGTATTAAATATGGGGCCGGTAGGGAAAGATGCACATCAATGGACAGAACGTTTAGATGTAAATTACGCATTTGAAACGTTATTAGATATGTTGCCGAAATGCATTGAAAAATTATTAGTTTCTAATAAAATTACACAAGCGTAG
- a CDS encoding IclR family transcriptional regulator: protein MVQSIDRAISIIKLLNSTNEKEYWAISDIADRTHLPVSTVHRLLNSLIEHGLVTQISETKQYKIGPMWMEIGLRQLEKVDYRSVAREVMKRLASEVEESVYLNIPNGTHSIIIERIDSPLKIRVIDNLGEQIPLSIGAANKTMLANMKTNEMEHIVEHLLSSLPEQKLNLLEQIKHIRNEGYAVSYGEKTEGTASVAAPIIGFNHKVVGALSVGLISHRINEDRLSFLISKVKQAAHEISIKIGSTSEL, encoded by the coding sequence ATGGTACAGTCCATTGATCGAGCGATAAGTATTATAAAGTTATTAAATTCTACTAATGAAAAAGAGTATTGGGCTATTTCTGATATAGCGGACAGAACACATCTCCCAGTTAGTACAGTACATAGATTACTTAATTCTCTAATCGAGCATGGGTTAGTTACGCAAATTTCAGAAACGAAACAATACAAAATTGGGCCCATGTGGATGGAAATAGGATTACGTCAATTGGAGAAAGTAGACTACAGATCTGTGGCAAGAGAAGTGATGAAGCGATTAGCCTCTGAAGTAGAAGAAAGTGTGTATTTGAACATTCCAAATGGAACACATTCTATTATCATTGAAAGAATTGATAGCCCTTTAAAAATTCGAGTAATCGATAACTTAGGGGAGCAAATTCCACTTTCAATTGGTGCTGCAAATAAAACAATGCTTGCCAATATGAAAACGAATGAAATGGAACATATTGTAGAACATTTACTTTCTTCTTTACCAGAACAAAAGCTCAATCTCTTAGAGCAAATAAAGCATATAAGAAATGAAGGATATGCGGTAAGTTATGGTGAAAAAACAGAAGGTACAGCCTCAGTAGCTGCACCAATTATCGGATTTAATCATAAAGTAGTAGGAGCATTAAGTGTTGGGTTAATTAGTCATCGTATTAATGAAGATCGACTATCTTTTCTTATTAGTAAGGTAAAACAAGCAGCTCATGAAATATCAATAAAAATCGGCAGTACATCAGAACTATAA
- a CDS encoding amino acid permease translates to MTQVNNTNNELKRTMKSRHLFMIALGGVIGTGLFNGSGFIISQAGPGGSVLAFIAGGLLMYFVMLCLGELAVAMPVSGSFQEYATKFINPATGFTIGWLYWLSWANTTGLEFTTAGITMQRWFPDIPVWVWCLIFGVTIFTINALSARSYAETEFWFSSIKVSAIIAFIILGGAAMFGFIDLKGDEPAPLLSNFVNHGGLFPNGLAAILLTMVTVNYSFQGTELVGIAAGESEDPAKTLPRSIRNIIWRTMFFFVLAIFVLVALIPWEEVGLTKSPFVAVFDNIGIPYAADIMNFVILTAVLSVANSGLYAATRMLWSLSKNEMAPAFLKKLSSRGIPLNALIMTIAISAFSLLTSVVAAETVYLWLISISGVITIIVWMSICVSQFFFRKHYLADGGRLEDLKFKTPLYPLVPILGFGLYGIILISLIFIPEQRLGIYCTVPFIIFCYTYYHFKVKKRIATNTRSESKISETM, encoded by the coding sequence ATGACGCAAGTAAACAATACAAACAATGAATTAAAACGTACGATGAAAAGTAGACACTTATTCATGATTGCACTCGGTGGTGTGATTGGAACGGGGTTATTTAACGGATCTGGCTTTATTATAAGTCAAGCTGGGCCTGGTGGATCCGTACTTGCCTTTATTGCTGGTGGGTTATTAATGTATTTCGTTATGCTATGTCTTGGTGAGCTTGCTGTAGCCATGCCTGTTTCCGGTTCGTTCCAGGAATATGCCACTAAGTTCATCAATCCTGCAACTGGATTTACAATCGGATGGTTATATTGGTTAAGCTGGGCGAATACGACCGGTCTTGAATTTACAACTGCCGGCATTACAATGCAGCGCTGGTTTCCTGATATTCCTGTTTGGGTTTGGTGTTTAATATTTGGCGTTACAATCTTCACAATTAACGCATTATCTGCTCGTAGTTATGCAGAAACAGAATTTTGGTTTTCAAGTATAAAAGTATCTGCCATTATAGCTTTTATTATCCTTGGCGGCGCCGCTATGTTCGGTTTTATTGATTTAAAAGGCGATGAACCAGCCCCATTATTATCAAATTTCGTAAATCATGGTGGTTTATTCCCAAATGGACTTGCAGCTATTCTATTAACAATGGTTACAGTCAATTATTCCTTCCAAGGTACAGAACTTGTCGGAATCGCAGCAGGTGAAAGTGAAGATCCAGCAAAAACTTTACCTCGTTCTATTAGAAATATTATATGGCGCACAATGTTTTTCTTCGTCTTAGCAATCTTTGTTCTCGTTGCTTTAATTCCTTGGGAAGAAGTAGGATTAACAAAAAGTCCGTTCGTTGCTGTATTTGATAATATCGGTATTCCATATGCAGCTGATATTATGAACTTTGTTATTCTTACTGCTGTTCTTTCTGTCGCAAACTCTGGACTATACGCCGCAACTCGCATGCTTTGGTCATTATCAAAAAATGAAATGGCTCCAGCTTTTTTAAAGAAATTGTCATCGCGCGGAATCCCTTTAAACGCTTTAATTATGACGATCGCTATTTCTGCTTTTTCCCTTTTGACGAGCGTTGTAGCTGCTGAAACAGTTTACTTATGGTTAATTTCTATTTCTGGCGTCATAACAATCATTGTTTGGATGTCAATTTGTGTCTCTCAATTCTTTTTCCGTAAACATTATTTAGCAGACGGTGGAAGATTAGAAGACTTAAAATTTAAAACTCCACTTTATCCACTTGTACCAATTCTTGGTTTTGGATTGTATGGCATTATATTAATTAGTCTTATCTTTATCCCTGAACAACGACTTGGAATCTATTGCACTGTACCATTTATTATCTTTTGCTACACGTACTATCACTTTAAAGTTAAGAAAAGAATTGCTACTAACACTCGTAGTGAAAGTAAAATTAGCGAGACTATGTAA
- a CDS encoding RtcB family protein, with protein MLKLQGKYNEAKVFTNNVDETATGQIIDLCNQEFVKDSQIRIMPDTHAGAGCTIGTTMTIQDKIVPNLVGVDIGCGMEVVVIDKKKEEINFDYLDETIRKFVPSGFRIRDKEHRFSKMIDFDGVRAPFTLQRAQKSIGTLGGGNHFVELNEDEKGNVYIVIHSGSRNLGKQIAEYYQNFAYEQLTDVTSMKAEIIKRLTEEGRVKEIQETLRGIQQPNIRKELAYLEGKGFKDYMNDMNIAQKYAALNRKAMIDEIVTRMDWKITDQFTTIHNYIDMENMILRKGAISAQKAERVIIPINMRDGSIIAFGKGNPDWNFSGPHGAGRIMSRKKAKESLSLEEFQNTMTEVWTTSVVESTIDEAPMVYKPMDEIIENTKETIDIKHIIKPLYNFKAN; from the coding sequence ATGTTAAAATTACAAGGAAAATACAATGAAGCGAAAGTTTTTACAAATAACGTTGATGAGACTGCGACTGGGCAGATTATTGATCTTTGTAACCAAGAATTCGTAAAGGATAGTCAAATTCGTATTATGCCAGATACACATGCAGGAGCAGGTTGTACGATTGGAACAACAATGACAATACAAGATAAAATTGTTCCTAATCTTGTAGGGGTAGATATTGGGTGTGGGATGGAAGTTGTTGTAATTGATAAGAAAAAAGAAGAAATTAATTTCGATTACTTAGACGAAACAATTCGTAAATTCGTTCCAAGTGGTTTTCGTATACGAGATAAAGAACATCGATTCTCAAAAATGATTGATTTTGATGGTGTAAGAGCTCCATTTACATTACAACGCGCTCAAAAAAGTATAGGTACTCTTGGGGGAGGAAATCATTTTGTCGAATTAAATGAAGATGAAAAAGGAAATGTATATATTGTTATTCATAGTGGTTCTCGTAATCTAGGTAAACAAATTGCAGAGTATTACCAAAACTTCGCATATGAACAACTCACTGATGTTACATCAATGAAAGCTGAAATTATTAAGAGATTAACTGAAGAGGGGAGAGTAAAAGAAATACAAGAAACTTTACGAGGAATTCAGCAGCCTAATATTCGTAAAGAACTAGCTTATTTAGAAGGAAAAGGATTCAAAGATTATATGAATGATATGAATATTGCCCAAAAGTATGCTGCGTTAAACCGTAAAGCAATGATTGATGAAATTGTTACGAGAATGGACTGGAAAATTACGGATCAATTTACTACAATACATAACTATATTGACATGGAAAATATGATTCTAAGAAAAGGTGCTATTTCAGCTCAGAAAGCTGAACGAGTCATTATTCCAATTAACATGAGAGATGGTTCAATTATTGCATTTGGTAAAGGTAATCCAGACTGGAACTTTTCTGGTCCGCATGGGGCAGGACGTATCATGAGTCGTAAGAAGGCTAAAGAATCATTGAGTCTAGAGGAATTTCAAAATACGATGACAGAGGTGTGGACTACATCAGTAGTAGAAAGCACAATTGATGAGGCACCAATGGTATATAAGCCAATGGATGAAATTATCGAAAATACGAAAGAAACAATAGATATAAAGCACATTATTAAGCCATTATATAATTTTAAAGCGAATTAG
- a CDS encoding fatty acid desaturase, whose protein sequence is MTLENTKNLKKQVAPYEKSTIKKSVWQLINTVVPFIILWYLAYKSLSVSYLLALVPSLLAAGFMTRIFIIFHDCTHYSFFKSRRANRIVGTCMGVLTLFPFDQWGHEHAIHHATSGNLDKRGTGDIWTLTVDEYVAAPFRLRLAYRLYRNPFVMFGLGPIYVFLLKNRFNRKGARQKERMNTYLTNIIIVAVVAILCWAIGWQSFLLVHGTIFLIAGSVGIWLFYVQHTFEDSYFEEDKDWEYVKAAVEGSSFYKLPKILQFLTGNIGFHHVHHLSPRVPNYKLEEAHNNTLPLKNVPTITLATSLRSLRFRLWDEKSNNFVSFKEVKNIIKNNVSVRVKSEL, encoded by the coding sequence ATGACATTAGAAAATACTAAAAATTTAAAAAAACAAGTTGCTCCATATGAAAAATCAACGATTAAAAAAAGTGTGTGGCAACTTATAAACACAGTCGTGCCATTTATTATTTTATGGTACCTTGCTTATAAAAGTTTGTCTGTTTCTTATTTGTTAGCATTAGTTCCATCTCTGTTAGCTGCTGGTTTTATGACGCGAATTTTCATAATTTTTCATGATTGTACCCATTATTCATTCTTTAAAAGTCGACGTGCAAATAGAATAGTAGGGACATGTATGGGGGTGCTAACATTATTCCCATTTGATCAATGGGGACATGAGCATGCGATTCATCATGCTACAAGTGGTAATTTGGATAAGCGAGGTACAGGAGATATTTGGACGCTTACAGTGGATGAATATGTAGCTGCGCCATTTAGACTTCGTTTAGCATATCGTTTATATCGCAATCCATTCGTTATGTTTGGATTAGGTCCGATTTATGTTTTCTTGCTTAAAAATAGATTTAACCGAAAAGGTGCTAGACAGAAAGAACGTATGAATACTTATTTGACGAATATTATTATCGTTGCTGTAGTAGCTATACTTTGCTGGGCAATAGGATGGCAATCGTTTCTATTAGTACATGGTACGATATTCTTAATTGCAGGTTCAGTAGGGATTTGGCTGTTTTACGTACAGCACACATTCGAGGATTCTTACTTTGAAGAAGATAAAGATTGGGAATATGTGAAAGCGGCTGTGGAAGGAAGTTCATTTTATAAACTTCCAAAAATCTTGCAATTCCTAACTGGTAATATTGGATTTCATCATGTTCACCATTTAAGTCCAAGAGTACCTAACTATAAACTAGAAGAGGCACACAATAATACGCTTCCGTTAAAAAATGTACCAACGATTACACTTGCTACAAGCTTACGTTCACTTCGTTTCCGTCTTTGGGATGAGAAGAGTAACAATTTTGTTAGCTTTAAAGAAGTCAAAAATATAATTAAAAACAATGTTTCTGTCCGGGTGAAATCGGAACTATAA
- a CDS encoding alkaline phosphatase, with protein sequence MSELALKMKKLLLLGTITISMLCTESLMNYHTVEAKVKKVEHQPKNVIIMVMDGTSSSATTLARLYKGKPLALEEMVTGGVRTYSAESAITDSAPAATALATGNKSNSGYVGVLPSIVSSPGLKPIKDEDKLRPVANILEGAKRTGRATGIVATAEIQHATPAGFSAHHVNRKHFDVIAEQQVYQNIDVVLGGGKAALLPQKRKDSEDLVKVIQEKGYDFVETKDALLNAKSNKIWGSFSSNALAFDMDREATNPKQPTLSQMTEKAIQVLSKDKDGFFLFVEGSKPDWAAHVNDPIGMISDVLAFDNAVAEALEFAKKDGNTMLIAVADHGNSGISIGNMNTTKGYNTTPVSAYIDPLKKAKMTLEGATNKLKSDLSNIEDIAKLYGLDNLTYDEKERVKAAKKKSDVGLILTTLLANRANIGFTTGGHTGEDVFLYSYGPQKPYGLIQNTDIAKTMAKAMGFNLKEVTNKLFVESESAFKQNGATVTIDNTNAANPVLIVKRNNVTAQLFVNKNIMLINNKEYELESVVVESNGKVYVPEEAIHLFRKRSR encoded by the coding sequence ATGTCAGAATTAGCTTTAAAGATGAAGAAATTGTTGTTATTAGGAACAATCACAATAAGTATGTTATGCACTGAAAGTTTGATGAATTATCATACAGTGGAAGCTAAAGTGAAAAAAGTAGAACATCAACCGAAAAATGTAATCATAATGGTTATGGACGGAACGAGTTCTTCAGCAACTACATTAGCTCGCTTGTATAAAGGGAAACCACTAGCATTAGAAGAAATGGTAACAGGAGGTGTTCGTACATATTCAGCGGAATCAGCAATAACAGACTCAGCCCCAGCAGCTACAGCTTTAGCGACGGGGAATAAATCGAATTCTGGATATGTAGGTGTATTACCTTCTATTGTAAGTTCACCTGGCTTAAAACCTATAAAAGATGAGGACAAGTTACGGCCAGTTGCCAATATTTTAGAAGGTGCCAAACGTACTGGACGCGCAACTGGAATTGTGGCTACAGCTGAAATTCAGCATGCTACTCCTGCTGGATTCTCTGCTCACCATGTAAACCGCAAGCATTTTGACGTAATTGCGGAGCAACAAGTGTATCAAAATATAGATGTCGTATTAGGCGGGGGAAAAGCGGCACTGCTACCTCAGAAAAGAAAAGATAGTGAAGATTTAGTAAAGGTGATTCAAGAGAAAGGATATGACTTTGTTGAAACGAAAGATGCATTATTGAACGCTAAATCTAATAAAATTTGGGGGTCTTTTTCATCAAATGCTCTTGCGTTTGATATGGATCGTGAAGCAACAAATCCAAAGCAACCAACACTTTCTCAAATGACTGAAAAAGCAATTCAAGTGTTATCAAAAGATAAAGATGGTTTCTTTTTGTTTGTAGAGGGAAGTAAGCCAGACTGGGCAGCTCATGTGAATGATCCAATTGGGATGATTAGTGATGTGTTAGCATTTGATAATGCAGTTGCAGAAGCATTAGAGTTTGCAAAAAAAGATGGTAATACGATGCTAATAGCCGTAGCTGACCATGGTAACAGCGGTATTTCTATCGGGAATATGAATACGACAAAAGGTTATAATACTACGCCAGTCTCTGCATACATTGATCCATTGAAAAAAGCGAAAATGACACTTGAAGGGGCTACAAATAAACTGAAATCGGATTTATCAAATATAGAAGATATAGCCAAATTATACGGTTTGGACAATTTAACTTATGATGAAAAAGAAAGAGTAAAAGCAGCAAAAAAGAAATCGGATGTAGGTCTAATACTTACTACATTATTGGCCAATCGTGCGAACATAGGCTTTACAACAGGTGGTCATACAGGTGAGGATGTATTTTTGTATTCTTACGGTCCACAAAAGCCATACGGTTTGATCCAAAACACAGATATCGCGAAGACGATGGCGAAAGCAATGGGCTTTAACTTAAAAGAAGTAACAAACAAGTTATTTGTAGAGAGTGAATCAGCTTTTAAACAAAACGGAGCAACAGTCACTATAGATAATACTAATGCAGCAAACCCGGTGCTCATAGTAAAACGTAATAATGTAACAGCTCAATTATTTGTTAACAAAAATATAATGCTTATTAATAATAAAGAGTATGAATTAGAAAGTGTTGTTGTAGAAAGCAACGGAAAGGTTTATGTACCAGAAGAAGCAATTCATCTATTTAGAAAACGTTCCCGTTAA
- a CDS encoding DUF2975 domain-containing protein produces MKQGSTLFLKTAVILMGIPVLAMCIFLVPKIGNFAAELYPDIAYIKYLVFINLYATAIPYYFALYQTFQLLNYIDKNNAFSELSVKALKNIKYSALAISVLYVLGLPLFYLVAERDDAPGIIIIGMIMIFASMVIAVFAAVLQRLLKDAIDIKSENDLTV; encoded by the coding sequence ATGAAACAAGGATCAACACTCTTCTTAAAGACAGCTGTGATTCTAATGGGTATCCCCGTTCTTGCTATGTGCATTTTTTTAGTCCCTAAAATAGGAAATTTCGCTGCAGAACTATATCCTGATATTGCATATATTAAATATCTTGTATTTATCAACTTATACGCAACTGCAATACCTTATTATTTTGCGTTGTACCAAACATTTCAGCTTTTAAACTATATTGATAAGAACAACGCATTCTCAGAGTTATCTGTTAAAGCTTTAAAAAATATTAAGTACAGTGCTCTAGCAATTAGTGTATTATATGTATTAGGTTTGCCACTTTTCTATCTTGTGGCAGAGAGAGATGACGCCCCTGGCATTATTATTATTGGAATGATTATGATTTTTGCTTCAATGGTAATCGCGGTCTTTGCTGCCGTTCTCCAAAGACTATTAAAAGATGCGATAGATATAAAATCAGAAAATGATTTAACGGTCTGA
- a CDS encoding helix-turn-helix domain-containing protein → MAIIINIDVMLAKRKMSVTELSEKVGITMANLSILKNGKAKAVRFSTLEAICKALECQPGDILEYQPEDTE, encoded by the coding sequence ATGGCAATTATTATTAATATTGATGTAATGTTAGCGAAAAGAAAAATGAGCGTAACAGAACTTTCGGAGAAGGTTGGAATTACAATGGCTAACCTTTCTATTTTGAAAAACGGAAAAGCAAAAGCAGTTCGTTTTTCAACTTTAGAAGCCATTTGTAAAGCATTAGAATGTCAACCTGGGGATATTTTAGAATATCAACCTGAAGATACTGAATGA
- a CDS encoding DUF3887 domain-containing protein — MKRMLLIIISAIAAFALAACTGNKVDESTSKKFIPKAEEIVSLLNEAKYKEVHEKFDSKMKAGLPEEKMKDLTPVIEKAGTFEKIEKKSIEEKDGLYTVILVAKYSKEQRTYIITYNDKEEIAGLFIK; from the coding sequence ATGAAAAGAATGTTACTTATTATTATAAGTGCTATCGCGGCGTTTGCACTTGCAGCATGTACCGGTAATAAAGTAGATGAAAGTACGTCAAAAAAGTTTATTCCAAAGGCGGAAGAAATTGTATCATTATTAAATGAAGCGAAGTATAAAGAAGTGCATGAAAAATTTGATAGTAAAATGAAAGCTGGATTGCCAGAAGAAAAAATGAAAGATCTTACACCTGTAATAGAGAAAGCCGGTACGTTCGAAAAAATTGAGAAAAAATCGATTGAAGAAAAAGATGGATTATATACTGTGATTCTTGTAGCGAAATATAGTAAGGAACAACGGACATATATTATAACTTATAATGACAAAGAAGAAATAGCAGGTTTATTTATTAAATAA
- a CDS encoding YhfC family glutamic-type intramembrane protease gives MNGLIFTTMISFGLPLVALLYAVWKKRYIPYMLGVLAFVVSQILIRIPILNYVNGTSTDFQMFSVMQPILFALLLSLSAGIFEEIARFIAMRYFMKQRDWQSGFLFGAGHGGIEAVLIVGIPVISLLLSQTVIQNGDSYYFGGIERIFAMVLHIGLSFIVLQAVVQKKFRYVVYAILIHGTTNALAVIISLYVQGKSGIIMSEVSIAICALLVFSYSFMLKRKGV, from the coding sequence ATGAATGGTCTTATTTTTACAACAATGATTAGCTTTGGTTTACCGCTTGTAGCACTTTTATATGCTGTCTGGAAGAAACGCTATATTCCATATATGTTAGGTGTATTGGCTTTTGTTGTATCACAAATATTGATTCGCATACCAATACTGAATTATGTAAATGGAACTAGCACAGATTTTCAAATGTTTTCTGTTATGCAGCCTATACTATTTGCACTTTTGCTTAGTTTATCAGCTGGAATTTTTGAAGAGATAGCACGTTTTATCGCAATGCGTTATTTTATGAAACAACGAGATTGGCAGTCGGGTTTTTTATTTGGAGCAGGGCATGGTGGTATTGAGGCAGTGTTAATAGTTGGCATCCCGGTAATATCCCTATTATTGTCACAAACAGTCATTCAAAATGGTGACAGTTATTATTTCGGAGGTATTGAGCGCATTTTTGCGATGGTATTGCATATTGGGCTTTCCTTCATTGTATTGCAAGCTGTCGTCCAAAAGAAATTTCGTTATGTTGTATATGCAATTCTCATCCATGGGACTACAAATGCATTAGCTGTCATTATATCGCTATATGTACAAGGGAAAAGCGGGATCATTATGTCAGAAGTTTCAATAGCAATTTGTGCTTTACTCGTTTTTAGTTATAGTTTCATGTTAAAAAGAAAGGGTGTATGA